CAGTTGGGATGTACGAAGATGGCTCTCCCGGGGAGATTTTTATTAAGATGTCGAAAGAGGGATCGACAATTTCTGGATTGATGGATGCGTTCGCAACTTCGATATCGATGGCGTTGCAGTATGGCGTTCCTCTGAGGGTGCTGTCGAGTAAATTCCAGCGGATGCGGTTTGAACCATCCGGTTTTACAATCAATCCCGATATCCCTTCCGCAACATCGATCATGGATTACATTTTCCGGTGGTTGGAAAAGAAATTCATGGTCGTTGCCGAAAATGGAACGGTTGGTGATTTACGTCGCACTACCCGCAGCGACGACGATGAAACGAGTAGTAAAGCAAATCGTTTCGATATCGTTTTAGAAACCGAAATCCCCGACCCGAAACAAGTAGAGTTGTTTAGTGTTGCAGAGGGCAATGAAGGTCCCGCTTGTCCGGAATGCGGGAACTTGACTGTTCAGCGGGGAAGTTGCTACTATTGTACGGTTTGCGGCGCTTCTG
This window of the bacterium genome carries:
- a CDS encoding vitamin B12-dependent ribonucleotide reductase (catalyzes the reduction of ribonucleotides to deoxyribonucleotides; the rate-limiting step in dNTP synthesis) codes for the protein VGMYEDGSPGEIFIKMSKEGSTISGLMDAFATSISMALQYGVPLRVLSSKFQRMRFEPSGFTINPDIPSATSIMDYIFRWLEKKFMVVAENGTVGDLRRTTRSDDDETSSKANRFDIVLETEIPDPKQVELFSVAEGNEGPACPECGNLTVQRGSCYYCTVCGASATGCS